In one Corallococcus sp. EGB genomic region, the following are encoded:
- a CDS encoding DUF1615 domain-containing protein — protein MTRTAVRRWTGVLYVGAALALTACASRAPVVTEVPAPPTLSVAQVARLMPAKVKGAEREGWARDVLAALDAEAIPASAPVVCQVLAIIEQESGFQADPAVPGLPRLVRQKLDTTAGRLGPLGRRLLDEVLAAKPKGAKRTFSERLDALRTERDLDRLFRDMLAYYEAEYPTAYAAADLASSLFGPSSFAGQNPVTTAGSMQVSVRYAVEKAGPDADPVAVRESLYTRAGGVRYGTARLLGFEAAYDAPLYRFADYNGGVYSSRNAALQAQVSRLTGVPLATDGDLRLYDKKGEPRGEDSQSLKALLLFRQRYAPDLSERRVRRDVEEEKTADFEKTDTYLAVKRVYAKQTGEAPAYAQLPQVTLKSVKLSGERTTAWFAKSVDARYQQCMARHRQTAR, from the coding sequence ATGACGCGGACCGCCGTCCGGCGTTGGACAGGCGTGTTGTACGTGGGTGCGGCGCTGGCGCTCACGGCCTGCGCGTCGCGGGCGCCGGTGGTGACGGAGGTGCCCGCGCCACCCACGTTGTCGGTGGCGCAGGTGGCGCGGCTGATGCCCGCGAAGGTGAAGGGAGCGGAGCGCGAGGGTTGGGCGCGCGACGTGCTGGCGGCGCTGGACGCGGAGGCGATTCCCGCGTCGGCGCCGGTGGTGTGTCAGGTGCTGGCCATCATCGAACAGGAGTCCGGCTTCCAGGCGGACCCCGCGGTGCCGGGGCTGCCCAGGCTGGTGCGCCAGAAGCTGGACACCACGGCGGGACGGCTGGGCCCCCTGGGGCGGCGGCTGCTGGACGAGGTGCTCGCGGCGAAGCCGAAGGGGGCGAAGCGCACCTTCAGCGAGCGGCTGGATGCCCTGCGCACCGAGCGGGACCTGGACCGGCTCTTCCGCGACATGCTGGCGTACTACGAGGCGGAGTACCCGACGGCGTACGCGGCCGCGGACCTGGCCAGCTCCCTGTTCGGTCCGTCCTCGTTCGCGGGGCAGAACCCCGTCACCACCGCGGGCTCCATGCAGGTCAGCGTGCGCTACGCGGTGGAGAAGGCGGGCCCGGACGCGGATCCGGTGGCGGTGCGCGAGTCGCTCTATACGCGCGCGGGCGGCGTGCGCTACGGCACCGCGCGGCTCCTGGGCTTCGAGGCCGCGTACGACGCGCCGCTCTACCGCTTCGCGGATTACAACGGAGGCGTCTACAGCTCCCGCAACGCCGCGCTGCAGGCCCAGGTCAGCCGCCTCACCGGCGTCCCCCTGGCGACGGATGGCGACCTGCGCTTGTATGACAAGAAGGGAGAGCCCCGGGGCGAGGACAGCCAGAGCCTCAAGGCGCTGCTCCTCTTCCGCCAGCGCTACGCGCCGGACCTGAGCGAGCGTCGGGTGCGCCGGGACGTGGAGGAGGAGAAGACGGCGGACTTCGAGAAGACGGACACGTACCTGGCCGTGAAGCGCGTGTACGCGAAGCAGACGGGAGAGGCGCCCGCGTATGCCCAATTGCCCCAGGTGACGCTCAAGAGCGTGAAGCTGAGCGGGGAGCGCACCACCGCGTGGTTCGCGAAGTCGGTGGACGCCCGCTACCAGCAATGCATGGCCCGCCACCGCCAGACGGCGCGGTAG
- a CDS encoding M4 family metallopeptidase, producing the protein MAHRLLKTIGAAWLGVALTACGTQGSTGEETQAPEQEKSGEDIQSALNALGGAQVLGVHADGIPDSIRGELGRVERTLNTLQSSRQAVAGVAAAFRLNPDDLVLRKSSTDEQGNQHLRFTQTKNGLEVVGGELVVHVRPDGTVFRANGSARDGLNVSAMPRIAGTAAREAALSATVGTGLDVQGSPRLVYVRTEDGALRLAYEVTVTGEKDLMPLRDRVYVSAVDGSIVLRAPQIHSALNRKVYSSNNTTTTPGTLKRSEGQAAIGDSHVDMNYDMLGYTYDCYKTNFNRDSLNNAGQTLISSVHYSKNYVNAYWDGTQMVYGDGDGVNSIELGKDADVTVHELTHAVTQNESNLTYSGQSGGLNEAMSDTFGAICESWASGTWSTAPDVWMVGEDVWTPGVAGDALRYMDDPAKDGVSLDWAPDYSGQDVHYTSGVPNLAFALLSKGGTHPRGKSTVNVPGIGVQKAGQIWYRANTELYTAGTTYVQAKAWTIQAAADLGYDQATQDAVKAAWEAVGVGVTVPPPTSTPLTNGTPVTGLSGSSGSKKYYSLVVPSGATNLKFVTTGGTGDVDLYVRFGAAPDSATYDCRPYASGNEETCTITNIQAGTYYVMLNAYSAYSGVTLTGSYSTGGGGGGNVLQNNVPVTGISGASGSFTQEWITVDVPASKKVTFSIAGGTGDADMYVKFGSSPTTASYDCRPYLSGNNESCSITKTTAGKYYVKLNGYTAYSGVTLKAVW; encoded by the coding sequence TTGGCTCATCGACTGTTGAAGACGATTGGCGCAGCCTGGCTGGGTGTGGCTCTGACGGCGTGCGGCACGCAGGGTTCGACGGGGGAGGAGACGCAGGCTCCCGAGCAGGAGAAGTCGGGCGAGGACATCCAGAGCGCGCTGAACGCGCTCGGCGGCGCGCAGGTGTTGGGGGTGCACGCGGACGGCATCCCGGACAGCATCCGTGGCGAGCTGGGCCGGGTGGAGCGGACGCTGAACACGCTGCAGTCGAGCCGTCAGGCGGTGGCCGGCGTGGCCGCGGCGTTCCGGCTGAACCCGGACGACCTGGTGTTGCGCAAGTCGAGCACCGACGAGCAGGGCAACCAGCACCTGCGCTTCACGCAGACGAAGAACGGCCTGGAGGTCGTCGGCGGTGAGCTGGTGGTTCACGTGCGCCCGGACGGCACGGTGTTCCGCGCCAACGGGTCCGCGCGCGACGGCCTGAACGTGTCCGCCATGCCGCGCATCGCCGGCACGGCCGCTCGCGAAGCGGCGCTGAGCGCGACGGTGGGCACGGGCCTGGACGTCCAGGGCTCCCCCCGCCTGGTGTACGTGCGCACAGAGGACGGCGCGCTCCGCCTGGCGTACGAAGTGACGGTGACGGGTGAGAAGGACCTGATGCCGCTGCGCGACCGCGTGTACGTGAGCGCGGTGGACGGCTCCATCGTGCTGCGCGCGCCGCAGATCCACTCCGCGCTCAACCGCAAGGTGTACAGCTCGAACAACACCACCACCACCCCGGGCACGCTCAAGCGCTCCGAGGGCCAGGCGGCCATCGGTGACTCGCATGTCGACATGAACTACGACATGCTGGGCTACACCTACGACTGCTACAAGACGAACTTCAACCGCGACTCGCTGAACAACGCGGGCCAGACGCTGATCAGCTCGGTCCACTACAGCAAGAACTACGTGAACGCCTACTGGGACGGCACCCAGATGGTGTACGGCGACGGCGACGGCGTGAACTCCATCGAGCTGGGCAAGGACGCGGACGTCACGGTCCACGAGCTGACCCACGCGGTGACGCAGAACGAGTCCAACCTCACGTACTCCGGCCAGTCCGGCGGCCTCAACGAGGCCATGTCCGACACCTTCGGCGCCATCTGCGAGAGCTGGGCCTCCGGCACGTGGAGCACCGCGCCGGACGTCTGGATGGTGGGCGAGGACGTGTGGACCCCCGGCGTCGCGGGTGACGCGCTCCGCTACATGGACGACCCGGCGAAGGACGGCGTGTCGCTCGACTGGGCGCCGGACTACTCCGGCCAGGACGTGCACTACACCTCTGGCGTGCCCAACCTGGCGTTCGCGCTGCTCTCCAAGGGCGGCACGCACCCGCGCGGCAAGAGCACCGTGAACGTGCCGGGCATCGGCGTCCAGAAGGCCGGGCAGATCTGGTACCGCGCCAACACGGAGCTCTACACGGCGGGCACGACGTACGTGCAGGCCAAGGCCTGGACCATCCAGGCGGCGGCGGACCTGGGCTATGACCAGGCCACGCAGGACGCGGTGAAGGCGGCCTGGGAAGCGGTGGGCGTGGGCGTGACGGTTCCGCCCCCGACCTCCACCCCGCTGACCAACGGCACGCCGGTGACCGGCCTGTCCGGCAGCTCGGGCAGCAAGAAGTACTACTCGCTGGTCGTCCCCTCGGGCGCCACGAACCTCAAGTTCGTCACGACCGGCGGCACGGGTGACGTGGACCTGTACGTGCGCTTCGGCGCGGCGCCGGACTCGGCCACCTACGATTGCCGTCCGTACGCCAGTGGCAACGAGGAGACGTGCACCATCACCAACATCCAGGCGGGCACCTACTACGTGATGCTGAACGCCTACTCCGCCTACTCCGGCGTGACGCTGACGGGCAGCTACAGCACGGGCGGTGGCGGCGGTGGCAACGTGCTGCAGAACAACGTGCCGGTGACGGGCATCTCCGGCGCCTCCGGCTCCTTCACCCAGGAGTGGATCACCGTGGACGTGCCGGCGAGCAAGAAGGTCACGTTCTCCATCGCGGGTGGCACGGGCGACGCGGACATGTACGTGAAGTTCGGCTCCTCGCCGACGACCGCGTCGTATGACTGCCGTCCGTACCTGTCCGGCAACAACGAGTCGTGCAGCATCACCAAGACGACCGCGGGCAAGTACTACGTGAAGCTCAACGGGTACACGGCCTACTCGGGCGTGACGCTCAAGGCGGTCTGGTAG
- a CDS encoding acyl-CoA dehydrogenase: MSVPRPNPLLSDRDVDFQLYEALDTAALCALPAFQEHSRDTFTLLLDSTRRFAREVLAPTYRPMDAAPPVFEHGRVRVHPAMRSLYAGMADLGLLTATRPADVGGQQLPLTVHAVASAYLMAANLSAYGYLGLTLGAAHLLEVFGTPFLRDTFMTRMYRGEWTGTMALTEPQAGSSLADVKTRATPAPDGTYRLQGSKIFISGGDQDFTDNIVHLTLARIEGAEGGTRGVSLFAVPSRRPQGDTLVPNDVQVAGVIHKIGWRGLPSLVLNFGESHDCHGWLVGQPGRGLACMFQMMNEARIMVGLNGVSTAAVAYQESLAYARERPQGRPAGIRDTSRAQSPIIEHADVRRMLLRQKAIVEGGLALLLLTSTQSDLAHHAPDEATRKRAQLLLDLLTPIAKTFPAEKGFESNALALQIHGGYGYSSEYLPEAWLRDQKLNSIHEGTTGIQGLDLLGRKAVAEGGAALQALDEEVRATTARARAAGVEPAWSDALEDALQQAASLTLELGARGMAGEVDVMLRHSTDFLELFSVVAVAWRWLAQAAAAKEGLARAPSPEDTAFYEGKLAAAQYWFAVEVPRVPLLAHLCRTGEDSYARMRPDWF; the protein is encoded by the coding sequence ATGAGCGTGCCCCGCCCCAATCCCCTGCTGTCGGACCGCGACGTGGACTTCCAGCTCTACGAGGCGCTGGACACCGCCGCCCTCTGCGCGCTGCCGGCCTTCCAGGAGCACTCGCGTGACACCTTCACGCTCCTCCTGGACAGCACCCGCCGCTTCGCCCGCGAGGTGCTCGCTCCCACCTACCGGCCCATGGACGCCGCCCCGCCCGTCTTCGAACACGGCCGCGTGCGCGTCCACCCCGCCATGCGCTCGCTCTACGCCGGCATGGCCGACCTGGGCCTGCTCACCGCCACCCGCCCGGCCGACGTCGGCGGCCAACAGCTCCCCCTCACCGTGCACGCCGTGGCCAGCGCCTACCTCATGGCCGCCAACCTGAGCGCCTATGGCTACCTGGGCCTCACCCTCGGCGCCGCGCACCTGCTGGAAGTCTTCGGCACGCCCTTCCTGCGCGACACCTTCATGACCCGGATGTACCGGGGCGAGTGGACCGGCACCATGGCGCTCACCGAGCCCCAGGCCGGCAGCAGCCTCGCGGACGTGAAGACGCGCGCCACGCCCGCGCCGGACGGCACGTACCGGCTCCAGGGCTCGAAAATCTTCATCAGCGGGGGCGACCAGGACTTCACCGACAACATCGTGCACCTCACCCTCGCCCGCATCGAGGGCGCCGAGGGCGGTACGCGCGGCGTGTCCCTCTTCGCCGTGCCCTCGCGCAGGCCCCAGGGAGACACCCTCGTCCCCAACGACGTCCAGGTGGCCGGCGTCATCCACAAGATTGGCTGGCGCGGCCTGCCCAGCCTCGTCCTCAACTTCGGCGAGTCCCATGACTGTCACGGCTGGCTCGTGGGCCAGCCCGGACGCGGGCTCGCCTGCATGTTCCAGATGATGAACGAGGCCCGCATCATGGTGGGCCTCAACGGCGTGTCCACCGCCGCCGTCGCCTACCAGGAATCACTCGCCTACGCGCGCGAGCGCCCCCAGGGCCGCCCCGCCGGCATCCGCGACACCTCGCGCGCCCAGTCCCCCATCATCGAACACGCGGACGTGCGGCGCATGCTGCTGCGCCAGAAGGCCATCGTGGAGGGCGGCCTCGCGCTCCTGCTCCTCACCTCCACGCAGTCGGACCTCGCCCACCACGCCCCGGACGAAGCCACGCGCAAGCGCGCGCAGCTGCTGCTGGACCTGCTCACGCCCATCGCCAAGACGTTCCCCGCGGAGAAGGGCTTCGAGTCCAACGCGCTCGCGCTGCAGATCCACGGCGGCTACGGCTACTCCAGCGAGTACCTCCCCGAAGCGTGGCTGCGAGACCAGAAGCTCAACAGCATCCACGAGGGCACCACCGGCATCCAGGGCCTGGACCTGCTCGGGCGCAAGGCAGTGGCGGAGGGCGGCGCCGCGCTCCAGGCGCTCGACGAGGAGGTGCGCGCCACCACCGCCCGTGCCCGCGCCGCCGGGGTGGAGCCCGCGTGGAGCGATGCCTTGGAGGACGCGCTCCAGCAGGCCGCGTCCCTCACCCTGGAGCTGGGCGCGCGAGGCATGGCCGGCGAAGTGGACGTGATGCTCCGCCACAGCACGGACTTCCTGGAGCTCTTCAGCGTGGTGGCCGTCGCGTGGCGCTGGCTCGCGCAAGCAGCCGCCGCGAAGGAAGGCCTCGCGCGCGCTCCCTCACCGGAGGACACCGCCTTCTACGAGGGCAAGCTCGCCGCCGCGCAGTACTGGTTCGCCGTGGAGGTGCCGCGCGTGCCGCTGCTCGCCCACCTGTGCCGCACGGGCGAGGACTCCTACGCGCGCATGCGTCCGGACTGGTTCTGA
- a CDS encoding FRG domain-containing protein, whose amino-acid sequence MQERRVTSWLELQDLMFAGSWNEPLHRFRTSFVFRGVPNATLDLTATLNRQGAFVRQERDLLRAFRKYARGVPGTERLTSIWDWLALAQHHGMPTRLLDWTFSPYVALHFMTERVDLMEEDGAVWCVDYHKTNEQLPRPLREQLRVEGADVFTAEMLASVAQDLPTFDGLGEHPFVLFFEPPSLDARIVNQFALFSVMNGPGLSLNDFLGHQHHGVRRLVVPASLKWEIRDKLDQANITERVLFPGLDGLSRWLRRYYAPRPR is encoded by the coding sequence ATGCAGGAGCGGCGAGTCACATCCTGGTTGGAGTTGCAGGACCTGATGTTCGCGGGCTCGTGGAACGAGCCCCTGCACCGGTTCCGCACGAGCTTCGTGTTCCGGGGCGTTCCGAACGCGACGTTGGATTTGACGGCGACGCTGAACCGCCAGGGGGCGTTCGTGCGGCAGGAGAGGGATCTGCTACGGGCCTTCCGCAAGTACGCGCGGGGCGTCCCGGGCACGGAGCGCCTGACGTCCATCTGGGACTGGCTGGCGCTGGCGCAGCACCACGGGATGCCGACGCGGCTGCTCGACTGGACGTTCAGTCCCTATGTGGCCCTGCACTTCATGACGGAGCGCGTGGACCTGATGGAGGAGGACGGGGCGGTCTGGTGCGTGGACTACCACAAGACGAACGAGCAGCTGCCCCGGCCGCTGCGTGAGCAGTTGCGGGTGGAGGGGGCGGACGTGTTCACGGCGGAGATGTTGGCGTCGGTGGCGCAGGACCTGCCGACGTTCGACGGGCTGGGGGAGCATCCGTTCGTGTTGTTCTTCGAGCCGCCGTCGTTGGACGCGCGCATCGTGAACCAGTTCGCGCTGTTCTCGGTGATGAACGGGCCGGGGCTGAGCCTGAACGACTTCCTGGGGCACCAGCACCACGGCGTGCGCAGGCTGGTGGTGCCGGCGTCGCTCAAGTGGGAGATACGAGACAAGCTCGACCAGGCGAACATCACCGAGCGCGTCCTCTTCCCCGGCCTGGATGGACTCAGCCGCTGGCTGCGTCGCTACTACGCTCCGCGGCCCCGGTAG
- the traC gene encoding outer membrane exchange accessory lipoprotein TraC — MRRVSSPARPPRASSRWLSALALLSLVLLSGCSAFSRAVREGDGAVKERHWAEAEAAYLRALAADPGASEVTVKLRAVRKAWGAEVYQEAGAAHASGDLPSATKLLVRVLELDPDHDGARALLAQTLEARVQVALGLLKEEKLQDARAELDAVLAVAPDHVNARKGVDAVQVAWAKRFFSSAESLEKAGKLGNALVAYVRADQERVGATAARERAEAVRQKLRDEVAFLVVATPVEDNAQAPDVAQRLSAGRLAAALPTQLPLKVVTEAPPGRVGVKLDLALERVLPLKAVEESQRSQRYLAGNRSVPNPKRAEYEKKLLEAERTLEGVERKQAAVLREYLKAQLELGTLRDVAERCREREKRECRKAIQECGEEARDAKSPGKVPGECDPERCSGQCTQDEGLMTMKAKATRVLEVAVQVALDKAESQRTEVQRNRDAVFREPITVEEPMYSDFVYDVQLHRLTVTATVTSVMRDLLTPQQVAAPNTQDYAVLHEDLAHKGYDRYGVLADPVQLRNELELRVDAGDKAVQDVARHVKERFDLYRGKRVEDARRGMVRPGAEDVVETAVRALLLTADAPPQDILQPVARARGLTKPEALLGVGQ, encoded by the coding sequence ATGCGGCGCGTGAGCTCCCCCGCCCGACCCCCTCGTGCTTCCTCCCGCTGGCTGAGCGCCCTGGCGCTCCTGTCCCTGGTGCTGCTCAGCGGCTGTTCCGCCTTCTCCCGCGCCGTGCGCGAGGGGGACGGCGCCGTGAAGGAGCGCCACTGGGCGGAGGCGGAGGCGGCCTACCTGCGCGCCCTGGCCGCGGACCCGGGGGCCTCCGAGGTCACCGTGAAGCTGCGCGCGGTGCGCAAGGCGTGGGGCGCGGAGGTGTACCAGGAGGCCGGCGCCGCCCATGCCTCCGGGGACCTGCCGTCCGCCACCAAGCTGCTGGTGCGAGTGCTGGAGCTGGACCCCGACCATGACGGTGCCCGCGCGCTGCTCGCCCAGACGCTGGAGGCGCGCGTGCAGGTGGCATTGGGGCTGCTCAAGGAGGAGAAGCTCCAGGATGCCCGCGCGGAGCTGGACGCGGTGCTCGCCGTGGCGCCGGACCACGTGAATGCGCGCAAGGGCGTGGACGCCGTGCAGGTGGCGTGGGCGAAGCGCTTCTTCTCCAGCGCGGAGTCACTGGAGAAGGCCGGCAAGCTGGGCAACGCGCTCGTGGCCTACGTGCGCGCGGACCAGGAGCGCGTGGGCGCCACCGCCGCCCGCGAGCGCGCGGAGGCCGTGCGGCAGAAGCTGCGCGACGAGGTGGCCTTCCTGGTGGTGGCCACCCCCGTGGAGGACAACGCCCAGGCCCCGGATGTCGCCCAGCGGCTGAGCGCGGGACGGCTGGCCGCGGCGCTCCCCACGCAGCTGCCCCTGAAGGTCGTGACGGAGGCGCCCCCGGGCCGCGTGGGCGTGAAGCTGGACCTGGCCCTGGAGCGCGTGCTGCCGCTCAAGGCGGTGGAGGAGTCCCAGCGCAGCCAGCGCTACCTCGCGGGCAACCGCTCCGTGCCCAACCCCAAGCGCGCTGAGTACGAGAAGAAGCTGTTGGAGGCGGAGCGCACCCTGGAGGGCGTGGAGCGCAAGCAGGCCGCCGTGCTGCGCGAGTACCTCAAGGCCCAGCTGGAGCTGGGCACGCTTCGCGACGTCGCCGAGCGCTGCCGCGAGCGGGAGAAGCGCGAGTGCCGCAAGGCCATCCAGGAGTGCGGCGAGGAGGCCCGCGACGCGAAGAGCCCGGGCAAGGTGCCGGGCGAGTGCGACCCGGAGCGCTGCTCCGGCCAGTGCACCCAGGACGAGGGCCTGATGACGATGAAGGCCAAGGCGACGCGCGTGCTGGAGGTGGCGGTGCAGGTGGCGCTGGACAAGGCGGAGTCCCAGCGCACCGAGGTGCAGCGCAACCGCGACGCCGTCTTCCGTGAGCCCATCACCGTGGAGGAGCCCATGTATTCGGACTTCGTCTACGACGTGCAGCTGCACCGGCTCACCGTGACGGCCACCGTGACGTCGGTGATGCGCGACCTGCTGACGCCCCAGCAGGTGGCCGCGCCGAACACGCAGGACTACGCGGTGCTGCACGAGGACCTGGCGCACAAGGGGTATGACCGCTACGGCGTGCTCGCGGACCCCGTGCAGCTGCGCAACGAGCTGGAGCTGCGCGTGGACGCGGGCGACAAGGCCGTCCAGGACGTGGCCCGGCACGTGAAGGAGCGCTTCGACCTGTACCGCGGCAAGCGCGTGGAGGACGCCCGGCGCGGCATGGTGCGCCCCGGCGCGGAGGACGTGGTGGAGACGGCCGTGCGCGCGCTGCTGCTCACCGCGGACGCGCCCCCGCAGGACATCCTCCAGCCCGTCGCCCGCGCGCGCGGCCTCACGAAGCCGGAGGCCCTGCTGGGCGTGGGGCAGTAG
- a CDS encoding MFS transporter gives MNPVAMVLRALGGGGLPRTYWVLWVGTFVNRLGSFVAPFLALYLTRERGFSVEQAGFIVALNGAGAVLAAPLGGMLADRVGRRLTLAGGLWLGSGAMLFIGHSETPGSIAVAAFLLGILGDLYRPAVSAAVADLVAPRDRARAYGLLYWVINLGFAIALPLAGLLAGLGYRLLFIADAVTTFLYGCCVWAFVPETRPAEARAAHASHSPLGAVLSPFRDGVYLAFCLPVFALALLFHQSFMSLPLTLTQQGLTPAQYGLVMSVNGVLIVALQPFVVRGVARVRRSTALAVAGVLTAVGFGLHALPATVPLAMAAVAVWTLGEIVHSPVAPSVVADLAPAELRGSYQGAYHMMWGLASSIAPALGGAMLGHVGGRALWAGCFCVGLAAAAWHLTIAGARRRRVETLRLERPEMSASLD, from the coding sequence ATGAATCCCGTTGCCATGGTGTTGAGAGCGCTGGGCGGAGGTGGCCTGCCACGGACGTACTGGGTCCTGTGGGTGGGCACCTTCGTGAACCGGCTGGGGTCCTTCGTCGCGCCGTTCCTGGCGCTCTACCTCACGCGCGAGCGCGGCTTCAGCGTGGAGCAGGCGGGCTTCATCGTGGCGCTCAACGGCGCGGGCGCGGTGCTGGCGGCGCCCCTGGGAGGCATGCTCGCGGACCGGGTGGGCCGGCGGCTGACGCTCGCGGGGGGCCTGTGGCTGGGGTCGGGGGCCATGCTGTTCATCGGCCACTCGGAGACGCCGGGAAGCATCGCGGTGGCGGCCTTCCTCCTGGGCATCCTGGGAGACCTCTACCGGCCGGCGGTGTCCGCGGCGGTGGCGGACCTGGTGGCGCCCCGGGACCGGGCGCGCGCGTACGGGTTGCTCTACTGGGTCATCAACCTGGGCTTCGCCATCGCGCTGCCGCTGGCGGGCCTCCTGGCGGGGCTGGGCTACCGGCTGCTCTTCATCGCGGACGCGGTGACCACGTTCCTCTACGGCTGCTGCGTCTGGGCGTTCGTGCCGGAGACGCGGCCCGCGGAGGCGCGGGCGGCGCACGCGTCCCACTCGCCGCTGGGGGCGGTGCTGTCGCCCTTCCGCGACGGCGTGTACCTGGCCTTCTGCCTGCCGGTGTTCGCGCTGGCGCTGCTCTTCCACCAGAGCTTCATGAGCCTGCCGCTGACGCTCACCCAGCAGGGGCTGACGCCCGCCCAGTACGGGCTGGTGATGTCCGTCAACGGCGTGCTCATCGTCGCGCTCCAGCCGTTCGTCGTGCGCGGGGTGGCCCGGGTGCGGCGCTCCACCGCGCTGGCGGTGGCGGGCGTGCTCACCGCCGTGGGCTTCGGGCTGCACGCGCTACCAGCCACGGTGCCGCTGGCGATGGCCGCGGTGGCGGTGTGGACGCTGGGGGAGATCGTCCACTCGCCGGTGGCGCCGTCGGTGGTGGCGGACCTGGCGCCGGCGGAGCTGCGCGGCAGCTACCAGGGCGCGTACCACATGATGTGGGGCCTGGCCTCCAGCATCGCCCCCGCGCTGGGAGGCGCGATGCTGGGCCACGTGGGCGGCCGCGCGCTGTGGGCGGGCTGCTTCTGCGTGGGGCTGGCCGCGGCCGCGTGGCACCTGACCATCGCGGGCGCGCGCCGGCGCCGGGTGGAGACGCTGCGGCTGGAGCGCCCGGAGATGAGCGCCAGCCTGGACTGA